From Methylopila sp. M107, a single genomic window includes:
- the kdpC gene encoding potassium-transporting ATPase subunit KdpC yields MRPHLRPAFVLLVLFTLVTGVAYPLAITGIAQIIAPSAANGSMVEKDGVVVGSSLIGQSFTSPRYFHGRPSAAGANGYDASSSSGSNLGPNSKALAERIAADVQKVRSEDGITGPVPADLVTASGSGLDPDISPGSAIAQAGRVARERGLAEPDVRALVEKSVQPRLLGLLGEPRVNVLALNMALDGLGR; encoded by the coding sequence ATGCGCCCCCACCTCCGCCCCGCCTTCGTGCTGCTCGTCCTCTTCACCCTCGTGACCGGCGTCGCGTACCCGCTGGCGATCACCGGAATCGCTCAAATCATCGCGCCGTCCGCCGCCAATGGCTCGATGGTCGAGAAGGACGGCGTCGTGGTCGGCTCCAGCCTCATCGGCCAGTCGTTCACGAGCCCACGCTACTTCCACGGCCGGCCCTCGGCCGCCGGCGCGAACGGCTACGACGCGTCGTCCTCCTCCGGCTCGAACCTAGGGCCAAATTCAAAGGCGCTCGCCGAACGCATCGCGGCCGATGTTCAGAAGGTCAGGTCGGAAGACGGAATCACGGGCCCGGTTCCGGCCGACCTCGTAACGGCGTCCGGTTCCGGCCTCGATCCGGACATTTCGCCGGGTTCGGCTATCGCTCAAGCTGGCCGCGTTGCGCGCGAGCGGGGGCTTGCGGAGCCGGATGTACGCGCGCTGGTGGAAAAATCCGTGCAGCCCCGGCTTCTTGGCCTGCTGGGCGA